The Deltaproteobacteria bacterium genome includes a region encoding these proteins:
- the rplL gene encoding 50S ribosomal protein L7/L12, producing MTKEDLIEYISNMTVLELSELVKELEDRFGVTAAAPVAMAAMPAAQAAQEEAAEKTEFDVVLTAVGDKKIQVIKVVRAITGLGLKEAKALVDGVPGNVKEGVPKEEAEDIKKQLEEAGASVEIK from the coding sequence ATTACGAAAGAAGACCTTATTGAATACATTTCCAACATGACTGTTCTGGAACTCTCGGAACTCGTGAAGGAATTGGAAGACAGATTTGGTGTCACTGCAGCGGCTCCCGTGGCCATGGCAGCGATGCCCGCCGCCCAGGCAGCCCAGGAGGAGGCGGCGGAAAAGACGGAATTCGATGTGGTCCTCACCGCTGTTGGAGACAAAAAGATACAAGTCATCAAGGTGGTAAGGGCGATTACCGGCCTGGGATTGAAGGAGGCCAAGGCCTTAGTCGACGGCGTGCCCGGAAACGTCAAGGAAGGTGTACCCAAGGAAGAGGCAGAGGATATTAAGAAACAATTGGAAGAAGCGGGTGCATCGGTGGAAATCAAATAA
- a CDS encoding 50S ribosomal protein L10, with the protein MKKSQKEAFIADMKSRLEKARGVFLVDYKGMDVDAMTGLRSELRKVDAEFKVVKNRLLKLASRDTETSVLNDYFTGPCALAITYDDPIAPAKVLVGQSKIHDKLEIKGGQISGKVIDFESIKRLAELPGREALLAQVLAAMQGVPASFVRVLNGVIAGFLNVLKAIENQKNETENS; encoded by the coding sequence TGGAGAAGGCCCGAGGTGTCTTTCTGGTGGACTATAAAGGAATGGATGTGGATGCGATGACCGGGCTCAGGAGTGAACTCAGAAAGGTGGATGCCGAGTTCAAGGTCGTGAAAAACCGGCTCTTGAAGCTGGCGAGCCGGGATACGGAAACCAGCGTTTTGAACGATTACTTTACCGGTCCTTGCGCCCTAGCCATTACTTACGATGACCCCATCGCTCCCGCGAAGGTCCTTGTCGGGCAAAGCAAGATACATGACAAGCTGGAGATCAAAGGGGGACAGATTTCCGGAAAGGTGATCGATTTTGAGTCCATCAAGCGACTGGCAGAACTTCCGGGACGGGAAGCGCTTCTTGCCCAGGTCCTTGCGGCCATGCAGGGAGTCCCAGCATCCTTTGTGAGGGTTCTGAATGGGGTGATCGCTGGTTTTCTTAATGTCCTGAAGGCCATTGAAAACCAGAAGAATGAAACCGAAAATAGCTGA